The following are encoded together in the Humulus lupulus chromosome 5, drHumLupu1.1, whole genome shotgun sequence genome:
- the LOC133780538 gene encoding acetyl-CoA acetyltransferase 1-like, translated as MNSDGAAALVLVSGEKALELRLQVIAKIKGYVDAAQAPEFFTTAPALVIPKAISNAGLNASHIDYYEINEVFSESLNVHGGAVSLGHPLGCSGARILVTLLRKNIFTARSASIRE; from the exons ATGAATAGTGATGGTGCAGCTGCATTAGTCCTAGTGAGTGGAGAGAAGGCACTTGAACTTCGATTGCAAGTAATTGCAAAGATTAAGGGCTATGTTGATGCAGCTCAG GCACCTGAATTCTTTACAACTGCTCCAGCCCTTGTGATACCAAAAGCTATTTCAAATGCTGGTTTAAATGCTTCTCATATTGATTACTATGAAATAAATGAAGTGTTTTCT GAAAGCCTTAACGTACATGGTGGGGCTGTATCATTGGGACACCCATTAGGATGCAGTGGAGCTCGtatcttggtcacattgttaaGG AAAAATATATTCACAGCTAGATCAGCTTCTATCAGGGAGTAA
- the LOC133779356 gene encoding lysine--tRNA ligase, chloroplastic/mitochondrial-like: MSIPYVLSPLTQVDGNKENLETANPIKTIMKPHCNGRVSHNLILYALDGSLAQSHETENGVHHLFKTLSSSTTAFRARRSSSSFSSSPLLIRSCSSTATATNPNAHNRRSSSSSSSTTSSPDSVRVIRLQKIEELRSKGLEPYAYKWDRTHSANQLQETYKNLENGKEMNGEQDNVSIARRIVARRAFGKLAFLTLRDDSGTIQIYCEKARFLSDQFDELKNLVDIGDILGASGSIKRTQKGELSVYVNSFAILTKSLLPLPGKYHGLTHVDKHYRQRYIDMISNPEVADVFWKRAKIVSELCKTVESFGFLEVETRVLQVCGFSNRFMVIWFISRFSISIMEFDFIVWLSSYGAAGGAEARPFVTYHNSLGRDLYLRIATELHLKRMLVVVPGGRGKPSKIVDKDEGLEKFDAAKLTKIRPSFKQNEGSVTPGNASIIRFPPLSFPPPPMLKKKLLT; this comes from the exons ATGAGTATTCCCTATGTTCTTTCTCCACTGACGCAGGTTGATGGAAACAAGGAAAATTTAGAAACTGCAAATCCAATTAAGACAATTATGAAGCCTCATTGTAACGGGAGGGTTTCTCACAACCTGATACTCTATGCTTTGGATG GTTCtttggctcaaagccatgaaactgAAAATGGAGTTCAT CACCTCTTCAAAACCTTATCTTCCTCCACCACCGCCTTCAGAGCAAGACGctcttcctcttctttttcttcttctccgcTGCTTATTCGCTCTTGTTCTTCCACCGCCACCGCTACTAATCCCAACGCCCATAATCGTCGCtcatcctcctcttcttcttctactacttctagtcCAGACTCAGTTCGAGTTATTCGCTTGCAGAAG ATAGAAGAATTGAGAAGCAAAGGGCTGGAACCGTATGCATATAAGTGGGACAGGACTCACTCTGCTAATCAGCTGCAAGAGACttataaaaatttagaaaatggCAAAGAAATGAATGGTGAGCAAGACAATGTATCAATAGCCAGAAGAATTGTGGCTCGTCGAGCATTTGGAAAGCTTGCATTTCTCACTCTAAGAGATGATTCTGGGACAATTCAG ATTTATTGTGAAAAGGCAAGATTTTTAAGTGATCAGTTTGACGAGCTTAAGAATCTTGTTGATATTGGTGACATACTTGGTGCAAGTGGCTCAATTAAGCGAACTCAGAAAG gGGAGCTTTCTGTCTATGTGAACTCTTTTGCAATTCTTACAAAATCTCTACTACCCTTGCCAGGCAAATATCATGGTCTAACTCATGTGGATAAGCATTACCGGCAACG GTACATTGATATGATTTCCAATCCTGAAGTAGCTGATGTATTTTGGAAGAGAGCAAAG ATTGTATCAGAGTTATGCAAGACAGTGGAATCTTTTGGATTTCTCGAAGTTGAAACTCGAGTTCTACAGGTTTGTGGATTTTCGAACCGTTTTATGGTCATATGGTTCATATCAAGATTTAGCATTTCTATAATGGAATTTGACTTTATAGTTTGGCTGAGTTCTTAT GGAGCAGCTGGTGGAGCAGAAGCAAGACCATTTGTTACCTACCATAATTCGCTAGGAAGAGATCTTTATTTGAGGATAGCAACAGAGCTCCACTTGAAGAGGATGCTG GTTGTAGTGCCTGGGGGCCGAGGGAAGCCATCCAAAATTGTTGACAAGGATGAAGGTCTAGAAAAG TTTGATGCTGCAAAATTAACAAAGATAAGACCAAGTTTCAAGCAGAACGAGGGCTCTGTTACTCCTGGAAATGCTTCAATCATAAGGTTCCCACCTCTCTCTTTCCCCCCGCCGCCAAtgctgaaaaaaaaattattaacttaG